A single region of the Malus sylvestris chromosome 8, drMalSylv7.2, whole genome shotgun sequence genome encodes:
- the LOC126633320 gene encoding probable protein phosphatase 2C 72 isoform X1, whose translation MGLCISCASSSHKIQDGNRTSMPYEENNDSSGIPMLGSLHSMEGSKGVNQDSAMLCQGYGMEGEALCGVFDGHGKFGHRVSQLVRSNLPSLLLNKMKALDHQRVTAEAEVDGSQNPVSCKDNEPEDSETSKKFQKWKEAFVSSFRVMDKEIKLQQNLDNSCSGTTAVVVVKQGEDLFIANLGDSRAVLGTITEDGIKAIQLTTDLKPGISSEAERIRACGGRVLALKQEPNIQRVWLPHVDLPGLAMSRAFGDFILKDHGIIATPDVSHHRLTSNDQFVFLATDGVWDVLSNSEVASIVWEAESAHAAARAVTEAASAMWRKKFRNAKRDDCTVVCLFLQENIT comes from the exons ATGGGACTCTGCATATCTTGTGCTTCTTCATCTCACAAAATTCAGGACGGCAATCGAACTTCAATGCCATACGAAGAGAACAATGATTCTAGTGGGATTCCTATGCTTGGTTCCCTTCATTCCATGGAAGGAAGCAAAGGAGTAAACCAAGATAGTGCCATGCTTTGCCAG GGCTATGGGATGGAAGGTGAAGCTCTGTGTGGAGTTTTCGACGGGCATGGGAAATTCGGGCACCGGGTGAGTCAGTTGGTGAGAAGCAACCTTCCATCTCTTTTGCTGAACAAAATGAAAGCTCTTGATCATCAACGAGTCACTGCAGAAGCCGAGGTTGATGGTTCCCAAAACCCCGTCAGTTGCAAGGACAACGAACCAGAAGATTCAGAAACGAGCAAGAAGTTTCAGAAATGGAAAGAAGCATTTGTTAGCTCCTTCAGAGTTATGGACAAGGAGATTAAGCTTCAACAGAATTTGGACAACTCTTGCAGTGGAACCACTGCTGTTGTAGTTGTAAAACAG GGTGAGGATCTTTTTATAGCAAATCTGGGAGATTCAAGGGCAGTTCTAGGAACAATTACAGAGGACGGAATTAAGGCCATTCAATTGACCACTGATCTCAAGCCCGGTATATCTA gTGAAGCAGAACGAATAAGGGCATGTGGCGGTCGAGTGCTTGCACTAAAGCAAGAACCTAACATCCAGAGAGTGTGGCTGCCTCACGTTGACCTCCCGGGACTAGCCATGTCCCGAGCTTTCGGAGACTTTATACTCAAAGACCACGGCATCATTGCCACCCCAGATGTCTCCCACCACCGTCTCACTTCCAACGATCAGTTCGTTTTCCTTGCAACCGACGGG GTTTGGGACGTGCTCAGCAACAGTGAAGTTGCGTCCATTGTGTGGGAGGCGGAGAGCGCACACGCAGCAGCGAGGGCGGTGACTGAGGCAGCTTCGGCGATGTGGAGGAAGAAGTTCCGTAACGCTAAGAGGGATGACTGCactgttgtttgtttgtttttgcaaGAAAATATTACCTGA
- the LOC126633320 gene encoding probable protein phosphatase 2C 72 isoform X2 — translation MGLCISCASSSHKIQDGNRTSMPYEENNDSSGIPMLGSLHSMEGSKGVNQDSAMLCQGYGMEGEALCGVFDGHGKFGHRVSQLVRSNLPSLLLNKMKALDHQRVTAEAEVDGSQNPVSCKDNEPEDSETSKKFQKWKEAFVSSFRVMDKEIKLQQNLDNSCSGTTAVVVVKQGEDLFIANLGDSRAVLGTITEDGIKAIQLTTDLKPGISSEAERIRACGGRVLALKQEPNIQRVWLPHVDLPGLAMSRAFGDFILKDHGIIATPDVSHHRLTSNDQFVFLATDGFCALVLGLGRAQQQ, via the exons ATGGGACTCTGCATATCTTGTGCTTCTTCATCTCACAAAATTCAGGACGGCAATCGAACTTCAATGCCATACGAAGAGAACAATGATTCTAGTGGGATTCCTATGCTTGGTTCCCTTCATTCCATGGAAGGAAGCAAAGGAGTAAACCAAGATAGTGCCATGCTTTGCCAG GGCTATGGGATGGAAGGTGAAGCTCTGTGTGGAGTTTTCGACGGGCATGGGAAATTCGGGCACCGGGTGAGTCAGTTGGTGAGAAGCAACCTTCCATCTCTTTTGCTGAACAAAATGAAAGCTCTTGATCATCAACGAGTCACTGCAGAAGCCGAGGTTGATGGTTCCCAAAACCCCGTCAGTTGCAAGGACAACGAACCAGAAGATTCAGAAACGAGCAAGAAGTTTCAGAAATGGAAAGAAGCATTTGTTAGCTCCTTCAGAGTTATGGACAAGGAGATTAAGCTTCAACAGAATTTGGACAACTCTTGCAGTGGAACCACTGCTGTTGTAGTTGTAAAACAG GGTGAGGATCTTTTTATAGCAAATCTGGGAGATTCAAGGGCAGTTCTAGGAACAATTACAGAGGACGGAATTAAGGCCATTCAATTGACCACTGATCTCAAGCCCGGTATATCTA gTGAAGCAGAACGAATAAGGGCATGTGGCGGTCGAGTGCTTGCACTAAAGCAAGAACCTAACATCCAGAGAGTGTGGCTGCCTCACGTTGACCTCCCGGGACTAGCCATGTCCCGAGCTTTCGGAGACTTTATACTCAAAGACCACGGCATCATTGCCACCCCAGATGTCTCCCACCACCGTCTCACTTCCAACGATCAGTTCGTTTTCCTTGCAACCGACGGG TTCTGTGCTTTGGTTTTAGGTTTGGGACGTGCTCAGCAACAGTGA
- the LOC126632258 gene encoding vacuolar-processing enzyme-like translates to MTRLASALVLLFLASVSASAAGSRDLNGNVLRLPSEASRFFGRGDNAPDQDDGTVGTRWAVLIAGSNGYWNYRHQADICHAYQLLKKGGLKDENIVVFMYDDIAYNEENPRQGVIINSPHGSDVYKGVPKDYTGQDVTVNNFFAAILGNKSALTGGSGKVVDSGPNDHIFIYYSDHGGPGVLGMPATSPYIYANDLIEVLKKKHAAGTYKSMVFYLEACESGSIFEGLLPEGLNIFATTASNAEESSWGTYCPGEYPSPPPEYETCLGDLYSVAWMEDSDIHNLKSETLHQQYELVKTRTANDNSGFGSHVMQYGDVGLSKNNLFVYMGTNPANENFTFLGQNSLRPSSKAVNQRDADLVHFWHKYSKAPEGSPRKVQAQKEFVEAMSHRMHIDETMKLIGKLLFGIEKGPEVLNAVRPAGQPLVDDWDCLKTMVRSFETHCGSLSQYGMKHMRSLANICNAGMTKEQMAEASAQACVSAPSGRWSSLHMGFSA, encoded by the exons ATGACTCGGTTGGCCAGCGCCCTCGTCCTCCTGTTCCTCGCCTCCGTCTCGGCTTCTGCAGCCGGTAGCCGGGACCTTAACGGAAACGTTTTGCGATTACCTTCGGAAGCTTCCAGATTCTTTGGGAGAGGCGATAACGCTCCCGATCAGGACGACGGCACCGTCGGGACCAGATGGGCTGTTCTGATCGCCGGCTCCAATGGATACTGGAATTACAGACATCAG GCTGATATTTGTCATGCCTATCAACTACTGAAGAAAGGAGGGTTGAAAGATGAAAACATCGTTGTATTCATGTACGATGATATTGCTTACAATGAGGAGAACCCTAGGCAAGGAGTCATCATTAACAGCCCGCATGGGAGCGACGTTTACAAAGGAGTTCCAAAG GATTACACTGGGCAAGATGTTACTGTGAACAACTTTTTTGCTGCTATCCTTGGGAACAAATCTGCTCTTACAGGGGGTAGTGGGAAGGTTGTGGATAGTGGTCCAAATGATCATATTTTCATATACTATTCCGATCATGGTGGTCCTGGAGTTCTTG GGATGCCGGCGACCAGTCCTTATATTTATGCCAACGATCTGATAGAAGTCCTGAAGAAGAAGCATGCTGCAGGAACCTATAAAAGCATG GTATTTTATCTCGAAGCTTGTGAATCTGGAAGCATCTTCGAGGGCCTTCTTCCTGAAGGTTTGAATATCTTTGCAACCACTGCATCAAATGCAGAAGAGAGCAGTTGGGGGACGTACTGCCCTGGAGAGTATCCCAGTCCTCCTCCAGAATATGAAACCTGCTTGGGTGACTTGTATAGTGTTGCGTGGATGGAAGACAG TGACATACACAACTTGAAGTCAGAAACCTTGCACCAGCAGTATGAACTG GTTAAAACAAGGACAGCAAATGACAATTCTGGCTTTGGTTCTCATGTCATGCAATACGGCGATGTAGGGCTCAGCAAGAACAACCTCTTTGTGTACATGGGGACAAATCCTGCAAACGAGAACTTTACTTTTCTGGGCCAGAACTCCTTGAGGCCATCTTCAAAAGCTGTCAACCAGCGCGATGCTGATCTTGTTCATTTCTGGCATAAG TATAGCAAGGCTCCCGAAGGATCACCAAGGAAAGTTCAAGCTCAAAAGGAATTTGTTGAAGCAATGTCTCATAGAATGCACATAGATGAAACCATGAAGCTCATTGGGAAACTCCTGTTTGGAATTGAAAAAGGTCCAGAAGTTCTCAATGCTGTTCGACCAGCTGGCCAGCCGCTCGTTGATGACTGGGACTGCCTTAAGACAATG GTGAGGAGTTTTGAGACACATTGTGGATCCCTATCTCAATATGGAATGAAACACATGCGTTCCCTGGCAAACATCTGCAACGCCGGCATGACAAAGGAGCAGATGGCGGAGGCTTCAGCACAAGCCTGCGTCAGCGCCCCTTCTGGTCGCTGGAGCTCCCTGCACATGGGATTCAGTGCGTGA